A stretch of Penaeus vannamei isolate JL-2024 chromosome 18, ASM4276789v1, whole genome shotgun sequence DNA encodes these proteins:
- the LOC138864822 gene encoding carboxysome assembly protein CsoS2-like — protein sequence MKSQHRVCGDEMESQHRVCGDEMKSQHRVCGDEMESQHRVCGDEMESQHRVCGDEMESQHRVCGDEMESQHRVCGDEMESQHRVCGDEMESQHRVCGDEMESQHRVCGDEMKSQHRVCGDEMESQHRVCGDEMESQHRVCGDEMESQHRVCGDEMESQHRVCGDEMESQHRVCGDEMESQHRVCGDEMESQHRVCGDEMESQHRVCGDEMKSQHRVCGDEMESQHRVCGDEMESQHRVCGDGF from the coding sequence ATGAAATCCCAACATAGAGTATGTGGGGATGAGATGGAATCCCAACATAGAGTATGTGGGGATGAGATGAAATCCCAACATAGAGTATGTGGGGATGAGATGGAATCCCAACATAGAGTATGTGGGGATGAGATGGAATCCCAACATAGAGTATGTGGGGATGAGATGGAATCCCAACATAGAGTATGTGGGGATGAGATGGAATCCCAACATAGAGTATGTGGGGATGAGATGGAATCCCAACATAGAGTATGTGGGGATGAGATGGAATCCCAACATAGAGTATGTGGGGATGAGATGGAATCCCAACATAGAGTATGTGGGGATGAGATGAAATCCCAACATAGAGTATGTGGGGATGAGATGGAATCCCAACATAGAGTATGTGGGGATGAGATGGAATCCCAACATAGAGTATGTGGGGATGAGATGGAATCCCAACATAGAGTATGTGGGGATGAGATGGAATCCCAACATAGAGTATGTGGGGATGAGATGGAATCCCAACATAGAGTATGTGGGGATGAGATGGAATCCCAACATAGAGTATGTGGGGATGAGATGGAATCCCAACATAGAGTATGTGGGGATGAGATGGAATCCCAACATAGAGTATGTGGGGATGAGATGAAATCCCAACATAGAGTATGTGGGGATGAGATGGAATCCCAACATAGAGTATGTGGGGATGAGATGGAATCCCAACATAGAGTATGTGGGGATGGGTTTTGA